The segment TTTAAAAAGATGGATATACTCGACATCGCTGACGAGCCCGTCAACGACGAGCGTATCGTaaaatatgagatgcacacgtacaatccgtacgCTAACACAACGTTGGGACACAGCGACGAGATACGAATACCTATACAACAACAGGATTTATACACGTTGccgtgtgagagttttctcTACATTGAAGGAAAACTTGTTACTCCTGCCGATGAGAATAGagataacgtgtgtataataggaaataattgtgtcgcgttcatgtttgatgaaatgcgatacgagctcgacggagttgaaatcgatcgtaacagaaacgttggaataacgagcacgatcaaaaattatatatcgctgacgacggagaagagcaagaTGTTGAAGCATGCATCGTGGAATCCGAATGGATATCCGTTGAtcgatggaaactttaatttttgcgttccgctcaatactcttttgggattctgcgaggactataaacggattgtaatcaacgttcgtcacgaacttgtattgaaacgatcgcgcaacgataacaATTGTCTCGTTGGACGAGTCGGTACGAATCCAACGATTGAACTACTCAAGATGCAGTGGCGAATGCCGCACGTATTTCTGAGCgaagtcaacaagctgtctcttcttcgaactttggaaagTGGAAGATATTTAAGCGTGTTCTTCCGTTCGTAGGATCTGTACAAATTTTCTCTGCTGCAGAATACAACGAAGCATTCCTGGGCGGTCAAAGCCGcgacgcaattggaaaaaccgAGATACGTAATCTTTGCTCTCCAAACCGGTCGAAAAAATGTACTGTCTGAAAACGCTGCGGAATTTGACGCttgtaaactcaccaatgtgagactgcatctgaattcagatttttatccgtacgacgaCATAAACTTGGATTTCGACAGAAAtcgatacgctatactgtactgatgtatgcgcgtttccgcaaagcTTATTACGGATTCGATAATACGTATTTGGACATAGATGATTTTTTGAAAGCCGGTCCGttcgtagtcatagattgttcgcgacaaaacgactctgtcaagagcgccaccgttgacgtgcgaatagaatttgattgtaaagaaaatataccggccaacaccaccgcctattgtctcattatacacgatcgaatggttgaatataatccactgaacaacattgtgcgcagactcgtatgatattttataaattggagATGTGTACGCGGACATGTCAGTTTTCCGACGATCGACGACGATGTCGAATgtaccaattttcgtcgatctgcaaggttacgcgttcaacaacatttttattgtgaaagaggtagcggtacttcgagatggcgaaacgttatctcattacgtatttcgtgaacacgtACCGTGGTATTTGTTgacaaaatcggaaaaatcgctggtgtgttggttacggatacaccaccacggcttccgatgggaagatggacacgtctcgtacagtcagatgaaaagtcttatcaacaatgccattggtacggaaccgtctctgatatacgtgaaaggactcgagaagaaaaagtggcTGTGTGAAATTTTGGATGACGATGATTTCGAGATCGAAACGATCGATGTggattacgaagatatcgcacgcctgacgaacttggatgtaatcggaaccttgcgTTGTGGATATCACACGAGACATTGCGCTGTGcagaatgtttgcaaattgtacaagtggtggtttGTTTATCCCGCAGTAGTTTATACTAGATCTATCAAACACCTATCGATCGATATACGGTTACTCGGTTTATGAATAAGAGTAAAACAGCCTCGTGACAGAAATATTCACGGGTGTCAAATTCATTATATGGAGTCGCTATGATATCTCTTATGAGATTTGTTTATCCTGCAGTAGTTTATACTAGATCTATCAAACATCTATCGACCGATATTCGGTTACTCGGGAGAAGAATTATGtttcacaattataaatttggagtatgtttgaaaagataacCCCCGTAGAGCGGTCACATAGATTTGCAACACATCTAAGAAATGTACTATAAAATAGCGTCGAAGGCTGGGACGGTCACAAGTCTCCTGCAGTTCGAGAGAATCTGTGTGTGACAGTTTTGCGAGTAAGTCTCAGGAGAGTTTGAAAAATGGCGCAGTTATATGTGAACAAGATTTACGCAATCGAGCATTTGTTGAGGACCCTGACGGACCGGATCACCGTCCTGCACGTTGCGATCCACCGATTCCGGGAGGCCACCCTGATGGTGCAGCGACACATCCCCGGCAGAGCTGCCAGTTTTCCCCGGAGAGCTCCACACGCACACAACCGAGATCCGCTGACGTCACGTGTCTGTGTGCGCTCGGCTGTCGACGGTAGAAGTGGGCGGACCTATGTCTTGTATCTCTTTCCCACCAAGCCTAGCATAAAAACCGGTTTTGACGCTCGCACCGTTTCTTCTGCCAAGCGTTGGCAGCGAAAATGCTTTCCCGAATGCTTTCGCTCCACGCGACTAAGTCGAttagcggcgtgttgctttcgctcgacgcgatattttttctgagatttacagtcttttatgaaacatatatcatattcatattaataaaatattttaacattatgtatttgcagaatatgatttttcacgttaatgtataaaataagaataaagtaataaaaattatatattgcaatatataaacaaaacaagtaacatttaatatattattaatttatttatatgttccaattttacacattaacgtgaaaaatcacattataaatgcataatatcttttgtaaatagcaAGATACATTGAGAAGTAAAGGAaagaattgattgaaaataaaagaaacatgtttttacttaaaaaatatttatgactatcttatttaacacaaaagtaaTCTGGACAAAGCATACCAATGTGATTATACATCGGATAGtttagtattttaactttattttaaccattttaatatagtggtcttccgcaccacccaAGAGGTGGATCTTCGCCAGGAACCCTATTGTatcacttttcatttttctttatacattatctttatatagATATGGTGTCAGCAGGcgtttgcagacaagatacttatCATACACTTGTCGGTCATAAATGTGGTGTCATTTGTAGACAAGATACTTGTTACATATCGTTTACAAgtgtgtcatttgcagacaaaatacttgttacaTGCCTGTCGTTTATAAGTGTGGTGTCCTTTGTAgacatattaatgaaattttatttatcttaattaaaaatgataagggtcaacaaataataaaattataaaaggaaagGAGCAATAGGAATCAAAACGCTAGATTTTAGTGCGAACGAACTTGTATTGAGTTATAATAACATTAGTATAAACAGACATTTCATAGCCTGTCATCAGGCTATCCTtagtgtgaaataaataaaatacatatgaaaaCGCACGCTGATTTACATTAAGATCTgagttaaaacaaatataatttagacgcaagatttgttgtaaaattaataaaaaaagttagttTTATCATTGATATAATCAATGTTAGCTCGtcggttttacaaataaaagctcgtcggttttacaaataaaaaattaaaaaaaaaaattaaaaattaaaaatttgtcaaaaattttataaaaaaagttaattaaaataaaataaaataataaaattaattaaaatcatttaatattcgaGATCAAcaagttaaagaaaagttagtcaataaaaaaataataaaataaaataaaataaaatttataaaatttattaatttatgataaataatagtcttttattattgtatgacCTCTTGTAGTACCTCTTCCCCGACTTCTGTTCCCGCGGCCACCTCTGTTGTTTTGGCCTCctcttctttttgttattcCAGAAGGACTTGGTCTAACATGATTGTCACATTGCAAGTTTCGCCGAGCGTACCACCGTGCACGCGACCAACcacctcttctttttttttctaaaaataaacacatttatagattaataatttaaaacaattatgcatatgaataaatcatttagttacaaaaaaataaataaatatcaatatatatgaaagaggCTAATGGAGCCACCGTTGgttgttagtgcgaaattttttatgttttgtatAGAAACTTGATTCGTCTGCATTGagacattaaaatgtatactaaTCTCAGATTCGAGACACTAAAGTGTACGAGAATTGCATACATCGATCTTATTATTCAAGAATCGGAATGTATGATTAAAGTAAGGAAGTTATTTGAAAGGAAGgaaaacgagagaaaaaatataagagaaaaaaattcgcaCTAACAACCAGCGGTGGCTCCATTAGcctctttcatatatattaataagatattattaCACTACCCTATTCCTGATATGGAAAATTCTctgatattgtatttaaattaataaataatgtaccATTATCGCCGGCTTGTTccgactgctgctgctgttgctgctgctgttgctgctgctcgTCTCTTGGTTCTCTCTccacttctttttcttttaatttttctgctaTTAAATTTAGCTgttgttgcatttttttaatttcttgttgaTGCAACATGAGTTGCATCATTTGCTGCACATTTCTCGTGTCTTCTAGGGACAAATTTCCCACGTCCATTATATTTTcctctgcaaaaattaatacatatttattaaattatatatataagagagaagaaagaaactaatgattaaatattttctaactaTTTGCTAAATTCAATAAcagataaattcaataaaataaaaaacggtATAAGAGTTACAAGCTACGATTTAATAATgtgtcaatttttcttatattaacaaaattgtcttTTAAGACAATTTCTTATAAACGCTTCGGTCGATTATCCTCaatatatgttacaataaaagaatcagtttaatatttaaaatacattaaatttaaaattttaaccaCAAAAGATTTTCATTACTCGCGATGTCAACAAGTACAGATAACTGAGAACCTTTGtataatgtaacattattcTAATAACTGTTAATTTTGctctatttttatgtttaaagtTTCTCAAGTGACATAGcttctaaaaaaaatggacattgaatgttttacaattaaaacttttgattttatgtatttccaatgttaaaattattgattcttttaatgtaatgtatattGGACGAATAATCGATTGAAACGTTTATATCCTTAaagacaattttgtaaatataagaaacattaACACATAATTCTAGTCATAGCTCTTGTgctatttttcatattattatatttaaaaattgaaaaattttattcaatttatgaataataatttacaaatataatatgattcaagagcataataatttaatttattacttacgaTTTATGTTTCGAGATATTCTTCTAAGCAGCGTGTTCTTGAAACTAACATGTATGTGCTCACGGAAAGGAAGAAGCAACTAGTCTGTACGTTTATAAACATTGGCCAGGTACACAAGAactgtgtatgtatgtatgtatgtatgcatatatgtatgtacagagCGCTTTCTGTAAGTGATTATTTTAGTTGGGCGCATTTAGCACACCGACACAATAATTGTGTGGgcaatcaataattattatctgtgATTGAAGTATaccattaaaatatgaaagatcTGATAGAATAtagtatacaaaatgtataaaaaaggtGGGAATAAttcacgaaatattttatactttaatttgacataattttacataaactatgaaatatcttgttaaatatttatttttcaattatcttacctcaacatttttatgcacatttttatgcacaaaacaatgagaaaaatcaattagtgtagaaaaaacacatagttgtctcaaagaaaaaacatgtagctaaaattatatcatattatattttttcttcaagacaactatgtgttttttctACActaattgattcctctcattattttgtgcataaaagtgttgaggTAAGATACCCTGATAGCCAagcatgttttgcaaaatcatGCAACTTAATGCTGAGCATGAATTTTCAACTAGTTGctgaatatttgttaaaaacgtAATGCATAGTCATACGTATTCAACACCACGGGAgcaaatttgaaacatttcgtgTCAGCAGATTCAGAGCAAACGGAGAGCAACTGTTGCTCATTTTGTTACCAACAAAATGACTTTTATTCATGGAAAACATTTTGCTTTGTCATTCATTTTCGACAACATAAGAGCAACATGACGgtgatagaaaaagataatgatgTCTGTGC is part of the Linepithema humile isolate Giens D197 chromosome 3, Lhum_UNIL_v1.0, whole genome shotgun sequence genome and harbors:
- the LOC136998707 gene encoding NALCN channel auxiliary factor 1-like, yielding MDVGNLSLEDTRNVQQMMQLMLHQQEIKKMQQQLNLIAEKLKEKEVEREPRDEQQQQQQQQQQQSEQAGDNEKKRRGGWSRARWYARRNLQCDNHVRPSPSGITKRRGGQNNRGGRGNRSRGRGTTRGHTIIKDYYLS